The Desulfovibrio legallii region TTGCTGATCCAGAAGCCCAGGCGCAGCATCTCGAAGCTCACCACCAGAAAGACCCGCCCCTGGGCCGCGATAAGCGGCGTTTCCGGCGAGCGCAGCTTGTCCATCAGGGCTTGCGCTTCCCGGCCATCCAGGCCTTCGAAAACCTTGCCCGGCTCGTTGCCGCACTGGGCCGTATAGCGGATGAGCTGTCGGGCGAAGCGCGGGTTATCCGTGGCAAAGACCGCGGCCGGCAGGTAAAGGGAGGGCCCGGCGTGCTCCGCGCCGTCGGCGATGGTGGGGCGGCGGGCAAAATGGTGGGCTGCGTAGCCCCAGTCCCACCACAGCCAGAGCATGGAATTTTCCGGCGTCATGGTGCGGGCGCGGGTCAGGGCGTCGGCATGCCGACGGTTGATCATGGGGCCCTGCGACATGGCGGGAATCATGTCCACAAACGGGGCCACCAAAAGGGCCAGCAGCACGCCGGAGGTCAAAAGCCCGGCCACGCTGCCGCGCAGTCTGGCCCGCAGCAGCCGCTGCCAGAGCCAGAACAGGGGCAAGGTCAGGCCCACGGCCGCCACGGGCGCGCCGAACATGACCATGCGCCCGCCCAGTTTGGTGCTCAGCAGGGCCAGCGCCGCCAGGGGCAGCAGAAAAAGCGCCCCCGGCCGGCGGACAGCCACCAGGATAAAACCCAGCAGGCCCGCCACGGCGGCCTCCATCCAGGGGTGGAAGTAAGGAAACAGCTCGGCCAGGCTCAGATCCTGCACCTCAATAATGGACTGGGCCACCGAGGGATAGACCAGCACCGCGCCCTCGCCCGTGCTCTTCACGTCGCCCGCGTGTTTGAGGTAGGCGTTGGCCTGGTTGACGATGGTGGTCAGGATGTCCCCCTGCAGCATAAGCGCGGCCGTCCCCAGCCAGAGCAGAGCCAGCGCCCAGGGGCGGCAGAGCAGCCGCAGCAACCGGTGGCCCGGCCGCGTCCCGGCCGTGAGCAGCGCCAAGCTGCAAAGCAGGCCCGCGGGCCCGGCCAGGGTGGGCAGGGCGTAGGCCAGGCTGCCCAGCAGCAGAAGCCCGCGTCGGCCGCGCGGGGCCATAACCAGGCTCATGAAGGCCAGCAGGCCCACATTGTAGCGGATGAGGTAGGGAAAGACCGAATGCCACTCCTGCGTCCACCATGAGACCACGCCGGAACAGCTCAGCAGGACCACCCACTGCCAGCGCAAGGGGTTGCCCAAATGCTCCTCCCGCGTCAGCAAAGCGGCCAAAGGCGGCGGCGCGTTGCGCCGGAACAGGTGGCGCAGGCGCAGCTGCCCGGCCCCCAGAGCCAGACGGCGCAGCACCATGCCCGGCAGGAGCATGTAGCGCATGGCCCAGCTGGCCGGGGCCAGGGTCATGAGCAGCGGGAAAAACAGCGTTACCAGGTCCGTATCGTAATAGCCCAGCATGGTGCGGGCCAGAAAGCCCGGGGCCAGAGTGGTGAGCACCCCGGCCGCCACGCCTGCCTCCAGGCTGCCCAGGGCCCAGACCCAGGCAAAGACGATGACGGCTACCAGACTGGCCAGCACCGGGGGAAACCAGAAGGCCACTGCCGCTGGATAGGTGTGCAGCAGATCAGCCAGAACCTTAAGCATGACGGCCATGGGGTGTCCCACGGCCCGGCCGAAGCCCTCGGCCCCGGCCACCCAGTGGTAGGCGTCGTGGGTGGCCAGCAGCCACTCCTGGCCCAGGCGGTATTCAGGGTTCTGCCAGCAGGGCCATTCCAGCATGCGCAGCCCGAAGGCCAGGGCCAGAGTGACCAGCCCCCAGAACAGCCCCCTGAGCCAGAAACGCGGCAGGGAGACCGCCGGGGGCGGCGTTACCGTCACCTCAAGGCCCGCCGCGGCCGAGGACGCGGAACGGCTGTCGTCCGCAGGCTGCGGCAGCACGGACGGAGCGTTGGCCGGTTGCGCCAATGGGTCCATAGGCGGGCTCCCGTGGTTGTTCAGGCCGCTGCGTCAGGGCTGAGCGCCCAAAGCCAGCGGCCGTGGCCCGCCGCCGTGTAGGACTGCTGGTCCACGCAGCGCCAGGGCGCGGGCAGGCGGGCAGGCGCGGGCTCCAGGGCCAGGCAAACCAGCAGGCCCTGCGGCCGCAGCCGGTCGCGCACCAGGTCCAGCAGTTCCCGCCAGGGCATGAAGGCCCGGCTTACAATGCAGTCCGCCGGGCAGCACTGACCCTGAAAAAAGTGCTCCACCGCGCCGCGAAAAACGTGCGTGCCGGGCAGGTCCAGGCGGGCCAGGGCATTGGAGAGAAAGATGGCGCGTTTTTCGCGCACTTCCACCATATAGTAGGCCCCGTCGGGCCAGATCAGCCGCAAGGGCACCCCCGGCAGGCCCGCGCCCGCGCCCAGATCCCAGGTCAAGGGGGCCGCGGGCAGGGGCAGCCGCCGCAAAAAAGGCCCCAGGTGCAGGCTGTCCACCACCAGGCGGTTAAAAATCTCCCGCCAGGCGTGCGGCCCCACCAGGTTCATAGCCCGATTCCAGCGGGCCAGCAATTCCAGATATACCGCCAAAGGTTCCACCGCCGCCGGGGGCAGCGCCACGCCAGCGTCCGTCGCCAGGCGGGCCAGCGCCGCCCTGTCTACCGTTTCCTGCTGCATGATTCCGTATCCTTGTTCTCCGCACCGACGTCGCGGCCGGCCATTACCCATATCCTCGGCGGACGGGACTTGCAAGCCCCGCGCCGATAACGTAGAAAAAAGGGCTTGCGCGCACACGCGCGCAGAGGGAGGATTTCGCATGACCCAGCCCATTCTGCTTTTCCCCGGTCAAGGGGCGCAACTGCCCGGCATGGGGCGCGACTTGGCCGACGCCGACGCTGAAGCCATGGATCTCTGGAAACAGGCCGAACGCTGCAGCGGGCTGCCCCTGCGCGAAATATACTGGGAAGGCGACGAGGCCGCCATGAGCGATACCCGCGCCCTGCAGCCCGCCCTCACCGTGGTGGGGCTGAACCTCTGGCGGGCCGTGTCCGGCCGGGTGCGCCCCTGCGGGGCCGCGGGCCACAGCCTGGGCGAATACAACGCCCTGGCCGCCGCAGATGTGCTCAGCCCCCAGAGCGTGCTGGAAATCACCGCCCTGCGCGGCCGCCTTATGGCCGAAGCCGATCCTCAGGGTCTGGGCGGCATGGCCGCCATCCTCAAGCTGGAGCAGCCACAGGTGGAGGCGCTGGTGGAGGAAACCCTGGCCGACGCCGCAGGCCCCCTGCGCATTGCCAACTACAATACCCCCACCCAGTTCGTGATCAGCGGGGCCAAAGAGGCCGTGGCGCTGGCCTGCCGAAAGGCCAAGGAGCATAAAGGCCGCGGCCTGGAGCTCAAGGTCAGCGGGGCCTTCCACAGCCCCCTGCTGGCCGAGGCCAACCGGGAATTGGGCGCGCAGCTGCGCAAGGCCGTGTGGCGCAAGCCCCGCTTCCCCGTGTACAGCAACGTTACGGGCAAGGCCGTGCGCGATGGCGAAAGCGCGCGGGAGACCATGCTGGAGCAGATGACGTCTGCCGTGCTCTGGATGGACGCCGTCCGCAGCCAGTACGCCGACGGCGCGCGCCGCTGGCTGGAGCTGGGCCCCAAAGCCCTGCTGGGCAAGATGGTGGCCCCCTGCTTCAGCAGCCTGGCCGATCCCGCCACGTTACGCATTGATCTGGTCTGCGACGGCGAAAGCGCCGCCGCCCTGGAAAACTGACCCGCGGCGGCTTTGCCCCGCGTTCCCCACGCAAGACAGCAGAAGGACACCCATTTTTATGCGCGCCACAGAAACCCTGCGCACGGCCCTTGCGGCCATTCTTGAAGAGGAAGGCCTGCCCTGGCCTGCCAAAACCGTTATTGAACCACCGCGCGACGCCAAACACGGCGATCTTTCCACCAATCTGGCCCTGCTTCTGGCCAAAGAGGCCAAAACCAGTCCGCGTGAGCTGGCCCAGCGCCTGGCCGCCCGCCTGCCGGAGCGCTGCCAGGATGTGGCCGCCGCGGAAGCCGCGGGCCCCGGCTTCTGCAACGTGACCTTCAGCCCGGACTACTGGCGCGGGGTGATCCCCGCCGTGGAGGCCGCAGGCCCGGCCTATGGCACGAGCGCGGCGGGCGACGGCCGCAAGGTGCTGCTGGAATACGTCTCCGCCAACCCCACAGGCCCGCTGCATGTAGGCCACGGCCGCGGGGCCGCCGTGGGCGACAGCCTGGCCCGGCTTCTGCGCCGGGCGGGCTACGCCGTGGATACGGAATACTACATCAACGACGCGGGCCGCCAGATGCGCCTGCTGGGCCTTTCCGTCTGGCTGCGGGCGCAGGAGCTGGCGGGCCGCCCTGTCACCTGGCCGGAAGAATACTACAGGGGCGACTACATCATCGACATCGCCCGCGAGATGCTCGCCGCGGACCCCTCCCTGGCGGACCTGCCCGATGCGCAGGGCCAGGACGTCTGCTACGAGAAGGCCATGACGGACATCCTCAACGGCATCAAGGCGGACCTGCGGGAGTTCCGGGTGGAGCACCAGCACTGGTTCTCCGAAAAAACCCTGGTGGAGGGCGGGGCCGTGGCCGCCGCCTTTGACGCTCTGACCCGCGCGGGCTATACCTACGAACAGGACGGGGCCTTCTGGTTCGCCACGCAGAAGCTGGGGGACGACAAAGACCGCGTGCTGCGCAAGTCTGACGGCAGCCTCACCTATTTTGCCTCCGACATCGCCTACCACCACGATAAATACGCCCGCGGCTACCAGTGGTGCATCGACGTCTGGGGCGCGGACCACCACGGCTATGTGCCGCGTATGCGCGCCGCCGTTGCGGCCATGGGGCGGCCGCAGGAAGATTTCGACGTGGTGCTCATCCAGCTGGTCAACCTGCTGCGGGACGGCAAGCCCGTGAGCATGTCCACCCGCGCCGGCACCTTTGAGACCCTGGCGGACGTGATCAAAGAAGTGGGCGTGGATGCGGCGCGCTTTATGTTCCTTTCCCGCAAGAGCGACAGCCCCCTGGATTTTGATCTGGATCTGGTCAAGCAGCGCAGCCTGGACAACCCCGTGTATTATGTACAGTATGCCCACGCGCGCATCTGCGCCGTGCTGCGCCGCGCCGGGGAACGGGGGGCGACCCTGCCCGCCGCCGTGGCCGCGGCGGATCTGGCCCCGCTGGACACCCCGGAAGACCTGGCCCTGCTGCGCAAGGCCGCCGGGTTTGAAGACATGATTGCGGCGGCGGCCCGCAACCTGGGCGTGCACCATGTGAGCCACTACCTCACGGAGCTGGCGGGCCTGCTGCACAGCTACTACGCCAAACACCAGGTGCTGCTGCCCGACGACGCGCCCCGCACCCTGGCCCGCCTGGCCCTGCTGCGCGCCGTGGCGCAGGTGCTGCGCAACGGCCTGGACGTGCTGGGCGTGAGCGCGCCGGAAAGCATGTAGGCCCGCCGGGGCAACAATGCCGCGCAACCCGCCGCCGGAACCGCGCGCCGGGCGGCGCAGCTGACAAACATTTTTTCAGGAGACGCATGGCCGGTCCAGTACGCAAACCCAGAGTCCGCGCCGCGGGCGGCGCGCCGGAAAAAGAGCGCCGCTTC contains the following coding sequences:
- a CDS encoding STT3 domain-containing protein, which codes for MDPLAQPANAPSVLPQPADDSRSASSAAAGLEVTVTPPPAVSLPRFWLRGLFWGLVTLALAFGLRMLEWPCWQNPEYRLGQEWLLATHDAYHWVAGAEGFGRAVGHPMAVMLKVLADLLHTYPAAVAFWFPPVLASLVAVIVFAWVWALGSLEAGVAAGVLTTLAPGFLARTMLGYYDTDLVTLFFPLLMTLAPASWAMRYMLLPGMVLRRLALGAGQLRLRHLFRRNAPPPLAALLTREEHLGNPLRWQWVVLLSCSGVVSWWTQEWHSVFPYLIRYNVGLLAFMSLVMAPRGRRGLLLLGSLAYALPTLAGPAGLLCSLALLTAGTRPGHRLLRLLCRPWALALLWLGTAALMLQGDILTTIVNQANAYLKHAGDVKSTGEGAVLVYPSVAQSIIEVQDLSLAELFPYFHPWMEAAVAGLLGFILVAVRRPGALFLLPLAALALLSTKLGGRMVMFGAPVAAVGLTLPLFWLWQRLLRARLRGSVAGLLTSGVLLALLVAPFVDMIPAMSQGPMINRRHADALTRARTMTPENSMLWLWWDWGYAAHHFARRPTIADGAEHAGPSLYLPAAVFATDNPRFARQLIRYTAQCGNEPGKVFEGLDGREAQALMDKLRSPETPLIAAQGRVFLVVSFEMLRLGFWISNFGSWNFVTRSGEGGALSIVPQALAYKLDSGEVRLEGSTSAIYAASISVFEETGVSRRDYVQEWFAAHPKATQEEQNAFLAGRRNVNFLFNRVTGEKLAVDARLYNSLMVQLLMGDAHNPRFSPYFKLVYDNVFARIYEVL
- a CDS encoding 16S rRNA (guanine(527)-N(7))-methyltransferase RsmG — protein: MQQETVDRAALARLATDAGVALPPAAVEPLAVYLELLARWNRAMNLVGPHAWREIFNRLVVDSLHLGPFLRRLPLPAAPLTWDLGAGAGLPGVPLRLIWPDGAYYMVEVREKRAIFLSNALARLDLPGTHVFRGAVEHFFQGQCCPADCIVSRAFMPWRELLDLVRDRLRPQGLLVCLALEPAPARLPAPWRCVDQQSYTAAGHGRWLWALSPDAAA
- a CDS encoding ACP S-malonyltransferase, with the translated sequence MTQPILLFPGQGAQLPGMGRDLADADAEAMDLWKQAERCSGLPLREIYWEGDEAAMSDTRALQPALTVVGLNLWRAVSGRVRPCGAAGHSLGEYNALAAADVLSPQSVLEITALRGRLMAEADPQGLGGMAAILKLEQPQVEALVEETLADAAGPLRIANYNTPTQFVISGAKEAVALACRKAKEHKGRGLELKVSGAFHSPLLAEANRELGAQLRKAVWRKPRFPVYSNVTGKAVRDGESARETMLEQMTSAVLWMDAVRSQYADGARRWLELGPKALLGKMVAPCFSSLADPATLRIDLVCDGESAAALEN
- the argS gene encoding arginine--tRNA ligase, translated to MRATETLRTALAAILEEEGLPWPAKTVIEPPRDAKHGDLSTNLALLLAKEAKTSPRELAQRLAARLPERCQDVAAAEAAGPGFCNVTFSPDYWRGVIPAVEAAGPAYGTSAAGDGRKVLLEYVSANPTGPLHVGHGRGAAVGDSLARLLRRAGYAVDTEYYINDAGRQMRLLGLSVWLRAQELAGRPVTWPEEYYRGDYIIDIAREMLAADPSLADLPDAQGQDVCYEKAMTDILNGIKADLREFRVEHQHWFSEKTLVEGGAVAAAFDALTRAGYTYEQDGAFWFATQKLGDDKDRVLRKSDGSLTYFASDIAYHHDKYARGYQWCIDVWGADHHGYVPRMRAAVAAMGRPQEDFDVVLIQLVNLLRDGKPVSMSTRAGTFETLADVIKEVGVDAARFMFLSRKSDSPLDFDLDLVKQRSLDNPVYYVQYAHARICAVLRRAGERGATLPAAVAAADLAPLDTPEDLALLRKAAGFEDMIAAAARNLGVHHVSHYLTELAGLLHSYYAKHQVLLPDDAPRTLARLALLRAVAQVLRNGLDVLGVSAPESM